A stretch of the Haloarcula ordinaria genome encodes the following:
- a CDS encoding urease accessory protein UreF has protein sequence MSDDATLESFRLADSFLPVGTYSVSYGLEQFVADGRVEDAADLEALLETYLRRQVGPADLVALRAAHSAACRGDLDAVCRADRRLSAVTLAAEFRESAQQSGDRLLSLQCEIRDEQFLETYAERVGDGDAPGNYAVVLGVATAIAGIDEREACLLSCHGFVTGLLGAAQRLLSLGHTDAQRILDALKPVMTAAIDDSADRAVDEMTPFAPLVDVLAAEHERAERRLFAS, from the coding sequence ATGAGCGACGACGCGACTCTCGAGTCGTTCCGCCTGGCGGACTCCTTTCTCCCCGTCGGCACGTACTCGGTCTCCTACGGGCTCGAACAGTTCGTCGCCGACGGCCGTGTCGAGGACGCAGCGGACCTCGAAGCACTGCTGGAGACCTATCTCCGCCGGCAGGTCGGCCCGGCCGACCTCGTGGCGCTGCGGGCCGCCCACAGCGCGGCCTGTCGTGGCGACCTCGACGCGGTCTGTCGCGCCGACCGCCGTCTCTCGGCCGTGACGCTGGCCGCGGAGTTCCGCGAGAGCGCCCAGCAGTCCGGCGACCGGCTGCTCTCGCTCCAGTGTGAGATTCGCGACGAGCAGTTCCTCGAGACGTACGCCGAGCGGGTCGGCGACGGCGACGCGCCCGGGAACTACGCCGTCGTCCTGGGCGTCGCCACCGCCATCGCCGGCATCGACGAACGCGAGGCCTGTCTGCTGTCGTGTCACGGCTTCGTCACCGGACTGCTCGGGGCAGCACAACGCCTCCTCTCGCTCGGGCATACCGACGCCCAGCGGATTCTAGACGCGCTCAAGCCGGTGATGACGGCGGCTATCGACGACAGCGCCGACCGGGCCGTCGACGAGATGACCCCGTTCGCGCCACTGGTCGACGTCCTGGCTGCAGAACACGAACGCGCCGAGCGGCGGCTGTTCGCGAGCTAG
- a CDS encoding urease accessory protein UreE, with the protein MLVAETRLGTRDDPDVAERLAETDPHHVVLSDTDRRRSRVRTTTEDGTDLGIVVADDLSDGDVLETADGGLVVVSLAEVDALVLDFAEADVSVTAAVELGHALGNRHWDLAVRETAALFPVTDSRERMEAALDGLLPDGVTVGYETVPPTTFDDATPDHDHDEGGHGTHGHTHDGHDHGHSDGGHDHGHTHDKHEHGHTHSVRPIDGGER; encoded by the coding sequence ATGCTGGTCGCCGAGACACGCCTCGGGACCCGCGACGACCCCGACGTCGCCGAGCGACTCGCCGAGACCGACCCACACCACGTGGTCCTCTCGGACACGGACCGGCGGCGGTCGCGCGTCCGGACGACGACCGAGGACGGGACCGACCTGGGCATCGTCGTCGCCGACGACCTCTCGGACGGGGACGTCCTCGAGACAGCGGACGGCGGGCTGGTCGTCGTCTCGCTCGCCGAGGTCGACGCGCTGGTCCTGGACTTCGCCGAGGCCGACGTGAGCGTGACCGCCGCCGTCGAGCTCGGCCACGCGCTGGGGAACCGCCACTGGGACCTCGCGGTCCGGGAGACGGCGGCGCTGTTTCCGGTGACCGACTCCCGCGAGCGGATGGAAGCGGCGCTGGACGGCCTGCTGCCCGACGGCGTCACCGTGGGCTACGAGACGGTCCCGCCGACGACGTTCGACGACGCGACGCCGGACCACGACCACGACGAGGGAGGCCACGGGACCCACGGTCACACGCACGACGGGCACGACCACGGCCACAGCGACGGCGGACACGACCACGGCCACACGCACGACAAACACGAACACGGACACACCCACAGCGTCCGCCCGATCGACGGAGGCGAGCGATGA
- a CDS encoding urease accessory protein UreD — translation MATDARADREPEERGESEDEKPTDAPHPAFEGYAAEVPPQAAVGAPGKDGVLELRFAPSEGGTRLVYDYATVPFHISGTLGHDPHPDVETVFLQSPTGGIAQGDRHDVTIDVEDGALAHVSTQSSTKVQSMDHNYAGAETTLSVGRNAHLDYVPEPTILHADSRYVQDLDVSLAPGATAVVSDIVVPGRLARGEAFAFERYLSRVRATGPGELLFEDTTHLVPDESDPHAPGVLGEYTVYGTTFVLAPDRDAAGLSDRLHEAVAEGEARAGASALPNGAGVGIRALGDRAETVQATLQAGWDCARRELIDAPAPSGRKY, via the coding sequence ATGGCGACGGACGCGCGAGCGGACCGAGAGCCCGAAGAAAGGGGAGAATCGGAGGACGAGAAGCCGACCGACGCACCACACCCGGCCTTCGAGGGCTACGCTGCCGAGGTGCCGCCCCAGGCCGCCGTGGGTGCACCGGGCAAGGACGGCGTCCTCGAACTCAGGTTCGCGCCGAGCGAGGGCGGAACGCGGCTCGTCTACGACTACGCGACGGTGCCGTTCCACATCTCGGGGACGCTGGGACACGACCCGCATCCGGACGTCGAGACGGTCTTCCTCCAGTCACCGACCGGCGGCATCGCGCAGGGCGACCGCCACGACGTGACGATAGACGTCGAGGACGGTGCACTCGCGCACGTCTCGACACAGAGCTCGACGAAGGTCCAGTCGATGGACCACAACTACGCGGGCGCCGAGACGACCCTGTCCGTGGGCCGAAACGCCCACCTCGACTACGTTCCCGAACCGACGATACTGCACGCGGACTCCCGGTACGTCCAGGACCTGGATGTCTCGCTCGCACCCGGCGCGACGGCCGTCGTCAGTGACATCGTCGTCCCCGGCCGCCTCGCACGGGGCGAGGCGTTCGCGTTCGAACGCTACCTCTCGCGAGTTCGTGCGACGGGGCCAGGTGAGCTGCTGTTCGAGGATACGACGCACCTCGTGCCCGACGAGTCCGACCCCCACGCGCCGGGCGTCCTCGGGGAATACACCGTCTACGGCACGACGTTCGTCCTGGCGCCGGACAGAGACGCGGCCGGCCTGAGCGACCGGCTCCACGAGGCGGTCGCCGAGGGCGAGGCGCGGGCCGGCGCCAGCGCGCTCCCGAACGGCGCCGGTGTCGGCATCCGGGCGCTCGGCGACCGGGCCGAGACCGTCCAGGCCACGCTCCAGGCGGGCTGGGACTGCGCGCGGCGGGAACTGATAGACGCACCGGCTCCGTCGGGGAGGAAGTACTGA
- the ureG gene encoding urease accessory protein UreG — translation MSLTHRDVATVGVGGPVGSGKTSLLTELVPRLREAGLDVGVIANDILTQEDADRLRERFAGVVPEDLVAGVETGACPHTGIREDPSMNLQQIDAFLAEHPDLDIVLIESGGDNLAATFNPELADYSLYVISVAEGDDIPRKRGPGVVDCDLLVVNKTDLAPYVGADLDVMERDAREVRDGPYVFTDCKAKEGIDEVLQHVREGVLFA, via the coding sequence ATGAGCCTCACACACCGAGACGTGGCGACGGTCGGCGTCGGCGGGCCCGTCGGCTCGGGCAAGACCTCGCTGCTGACCGAACTGGTCCCCCGACTCCGCGAGGCGGGCCTCGACGTCGGCGTCATCGCCAACGACATCCTCACCCAGGAGGACGCCGACCGCCTGCGGGAGCGGTTCGCGGGCGTCGTCCCCGAGGACCTCGTCGCCGGCGTCGAGACCGGTGCCTGTCCCCACACGGGCATCCGCGAGGACCCGTCGATGAACCTCCAGCAGATAGACGCCTTCCTCGCCGAGCATCCCGACCTCGACATCGTGCTCATCGAGAGCGGCGGCGACAACCTCGCGGCGACGTTCAACCCCGAACTCGCCGACTACTCGCTGTACGTCATCAGCGTCGCCGAGGGCGACGACATCCCCCGCAAGCGCGGGCCCGGCGTCGTCGACTGCGACCTGCTGGTGGTGAACAAGACCGACCTCGCACCCTACGTCGGCGCGGACCTCGACGTGATGGAACGGGACGCCCGCGAGGTTCGGGACGGTCCGTACGTCTTCACCGACTGCAAGGCGAAAGAGGGCATCGACGAGGTGCTGCAGCACGTTCGAGAGGGGGTCCTGTTCGCCTGA
- a CDS encoding urease subunit gamma encodes MKLTPKEQERLTVFTAAEVARRRKERGVPLNHPEAVAYISDWCIERGRDGQSVAEIRSGASQLLGRDDVMEGVPEMIDMIQVEPVFPDGTKLVTVHDPIRSDSVGAADAESEEAAADGGEEPGTDT; translated from the coding sequence ATGAAACTCACACCCAAAGAGCAGGAACGACTCACGGTCTTCACCGCAGCAGAAGTCGCGCGACGCCGCAAGGAGCGAGGCGTCCCGCTGAACCACCCCGAAGCCGTCGCCTACATCAGCGACTGGTGCATCGAGCGGGGCCGCGACGGCCAGTCGGTCGCCGAGATTCGCTCGGGCGCCTCCCAGCTACTCGGCCGCGACGACGTGATGGAGGGCGTCCCGGAGATGATAGACATGATCCAGGTCGAACCGGTCTTCCCCGACGGGACGAAACTGGTGACGGTCCACGACCCGATTCGCTCCGACAGCGTGGGCGCCGCCGACGCCGAGAGCGAGGAAGCTGCCGCCGACGGGGGCGAGGAGCCCGGGACGGACACATGA